One region of Nitrospirota bacterium genomic DNA includes:
- the polA gene encoding DNA polymerase I, whose protein sequence is MNLYLIDGNSYVYRAFYAIRGLTNSRGRPTSAIFGFTSMLLKLLRERKPDAIAVSFDSPLLTERHILFEDYKAHRPETPNELRQQMPFVKEMLSAFNINVLEVSGYEADDVLATVAEKASRQGMDVFIVTGDKDMLQLIDDSIKVYDPMKGVVFEKEYVKERFGVFPERVTEFMALTGDAADNIPGVKGIGEKIAKELLSEFKSLDELIAHPERIKKQRIRKLIEDNIDLIKLSRRLSEIDRFVPVDIELKDMSLREPDWQAVLRLFKEFEFTSLMSLIPGGPSPSRQYETISTLSHLKDFVDAIKKELALSIETQGKGTEPDEIIGLSVLTEKGTPAYIPLMHSYEGVIEQIKKEDAFSVLKPIIENRAIEKTGHDLKRIVRILKKQGIRVQGVLYDVMVCAYLLNPLPMLRDYSLESLSLEELSIKKRTFMEVVGKKGFDNVPIHLARDYSCENVELSLKLKEIFSKKLKEEGLDNLYLKIEMPLIYVLSEMEETGLRVDTKILKSLSEELSEELSAIKKRIYFLSGEEFNINSPRQLGRVLFDVLGLKPGKKKKTGYSTEMSVLEELSKTHELPKEILNWRSFFKLKSTYVDALPLLINPATGRLHTSFEQTATATGRLSSKEPNLQNIPVRGHWGKRIREAFVAEEGNIIISADYSQIELRVMAHMSGDSLLISAFQRDIDVHSETASQIFGISSNEVTEDMRRVAKTVNFGIIYGITPFGLSEALGISKEEAEIYIKQYFERHSGVRAYIEKAIDKARENGYVKTLFGRKRPVPELKSKNALTRQFGERLAINAPIQGTAADIIKIAMVKIFNRLWDLERFKRGHCPLILQVHDELLFESPEEQKDGLIKIVKEEMEGVCKMKPYLISVPLKVEISSGRNWAECQ, encoded by the coding sequence ATGAATCTTTATCTAATCGATGGAAACTCATATGTCTATAGAGCCTTTTATGCAATCAGGGGGCTTACTAACTCAAGGGGCAGACCCACAAGTGCAATCTTTGGTTTTACGAGTATGCTTCTTAAGCTCCTGAGGGAGAGGAAGCCTGATGCCATTGCCGTGTCCTTTGATTCACCCCTTCTTACGGAAAGACACATACTCTTTGAAGACTACAAGGCACATAGGCCCGAGACCCCGAATGAGCTAAGGCAACAGATGCCCTTTGTCAAAGAGATGCTCTCTGCATTTAATATCAATGTCTTAGAGGTTTCAGGATATGAGGCAGACGATGTATTAGCAACCGTGGCAGAGAAGGCATCGAGGCAGGGCATGGATGTCTTCATAGTCACAGGAGACAAAGACATGCTTCAGCTTATCGATGACTCTATAAAGGTCTATGACCCGATGAAAGGTGTAGTGTTTGAAAAAGAGTATGTAAAAGAAAGGTTTGGGGTTTTCCCTGAGAGGGTTACGGAGTTTATGGCACTTACAGGAGATGCGGCTGATAACATACCCGGTGTGAAAGGCATTGGCGAGAAGATTGCAAAGGAACTGCTTAGTGAATTTAAAAGCCTCGATGAGCTTATAGCCCATCCCGAAAGAATTAAAAAACAAAGAATAAGAAAACTCATCGAGGATAATATAGACTTGATAAAGCTAAGCAGAAGGCTTTCCGAGATAGACAGATTTGTGCCAGTAGACATAGAGCTTAAAGACATGTCCTTAAGAGAGCCTGATTGGCAGGCTGTTTTAAGGCTTTTTAAGGAGTTCGAATTTACCTCTCTCATGTCCCTTATACCGGGTGGTCCTTCTCCTTCGAGGCAGTATGAGACAATATCCACCCTAAGCCATTTAAAAGACTTTGTGGATGCCATAAAAAAAGAGCTTGCCTTAAGCATAGAGACACAGGGAAAAGGCACCGAGCCCGATGAAATAATAGGGCTCTCGGTCCTAACCGAAAAAGGCACTCCTGCCTATATACCGCTTATGCACTCATACGAAGGAGTGATTGAGCAGATTAAAAAAGAGGATGCCTTTTCAGTGCTAAAACCCATTATCGAAAATCGAGCTATCGAAAAAACAGGGCATGACCTTAAACGCATTGTGCGGATTCTTAAAAAACAAGGGATTCGGGTTCAGGGAGTGCTTTATGATGTAATGGTGTGTGCCTATCTCCTAAATCCCCTCCCGATGCTTCGGGATTACAGTCTCGAGAGCCTGAGCCTCGAGGAGCTTTCGATAAAGAAAAGGACATTCATGGAGGTAGTAGGTAAAAAGGGATTTGACAATGTCCCAATTCATCTGGCAAGAGACTATTCATGTGAAAATGTAGAGCTAAGCCTTAAGCTCAAAGAGATATTCTCTAAGAAACTCAAAGAAGAAGGGCTTGACAATCTCTACCTCAAGATAGAGATGCCTCTTATCTATGTCCTTTCCGAGATGGAGGAGACAGGGCTAAGGGTTGATACGAAAATCCTCAAAAGCCTTTCAGAAGAGCTTTCAGAGGAGCTAAGTGCCATTAAAAAAAGAATATATTTCCTTTCAGGCGAAGAGTTCAATATTAATTCGCCAAGGCAATTAGGAAGGGTGCTATTCGATGTCTTAGGACTTAAGCCGGGGAAAAAGAAAAAAACAGGTTATTCAACTGAAATGTCAGTCTTGGAGGAGCTTTCAAAAACCCATGAATTGCCAAAAGAGATACTTAACTGGAGAAGTTTTTTTAAGCTAAAGAGCACTTATGTGGATGCCCTGCCACTACTCATAAACCCTGCGACAGGAAGGCTTCATACATCATTTGAGCAAACAGCTACTGCCACAGGAAGGCTTTCGAGCAAAGAGCCTAACCTTCAGAATATACCAGTAAGAGGACATTGGGGAAAACGCATAAGAGAGGCATTCGTTGCAGAGGAAGGCAATATTATAATCTCTGCTGATTACTCACAGATTGAATTAAGGGTTATGGCTCATATGAGCGGTGATTCTCTACTCATTAGTGCATTTCAGAGGGACATTGATGTTCATTCAGAGACAGCAAGTCAGATATTCGGCATTTCTTCCAATGAGGTTACAGAGGATATGAGAAGGGTTGCAAAGACAGTAAACTTTGGAATAATCTATGGCATAACGCCATTTGGACTTTCCGAGGCATTAGGCATCTCAAAAGAAGAGGCAGAAATCTATATAAAGCAGTATTTTGAAAGACATTCAGGTGTCAGGGCATATATAGAGAAAGCCATCGATAAGGCAAGAGAAAATGGATATGTAAAGACACTTTTTGGAAGGAAAAGGCCTGTGCCTGAGCTTAAAAGCAAAAACGCACTGACAAGGCAGTTTGGAGAAAGGCTTGCCATAAATGCACCTATACAGGGCACAGCCGCTGATATTATTAAGATTGCAATGGTGAAGATATTTAATAGGCTCTGGGACTTAGAACGGTTCAAGAGAGGGCATTGCCCGCTCATTCTTCAGGTTCACGACGAACTTTTATTTGAGTCTCCAGAGGAACAAAAAGACGGGCTCATAAAGATTGTAAAAGAGGAGATGGAGGGGGTCTGCAAAATGAAGCCGTATCTTATTTCCG
- a CDS encoding zinc-binding dehydrogenase — translation MGRKTGVLVLTAFLSGIGKITLNDIAIPEPSKGELLIKVKTALTCGTDLKAYIRGYPLIPMPGPFGHEFSGVVEESIGVSAFKKGDEIMAVHTAPCLKCKYCKAGLYNLCKDIMDTKVIGAFSEYILLPAHIVKQNVFHKPKKVSFDEAAFLEPLSCVLHGMRGLDIKKGDRILIIGVGTIGLIHLLLLKQKRAIVAITDINKKRLKMAESLGADFAFMPQMADTKTKALTDGIGFDYIFECTGRPEVWESSISLLRCGGTLILFGGCPKGTKVSYDTERLHYDELTIKGVFHFMPEDVKKAYELICKGKLGLKRLISGRYPLKDIKKAFDRLKMGEGIKYAIIP, via the coding sequence ATGGGGCGGAAAACTGGAGTTTTAGTGCTTACTGCATTTCTTTCAGGCATCGGCAAGATAACGCTTAATGATATAGCTATACCTGAGCCCTCCAAAGGAGAGCTTCTGATAAAGGTGAAAACTGCCCTTACATGCGGAACAGACCTCAAGGCATACATAAGGGGATATCCCCTGATACCAATGCCAGGGCCTTTTGGACATGAGTTCTCAGGGGTTGTAGAGGAATCTATTGGTGTCTCTGCTTTTAAAAAGGGAGATGAGATTATGGCTGTGCATACGGCTCCATGTCTTAAGTGCAAATACTGTAAAGCAGGGCTTTATAACCTCTGTAAAGATATTATGGATACAAAGGTCATTGGTGCATTCTCCGAATACATCCTTCTTCCTGCGCATATAGTCAAACAGAATGTTTTTCATAAACCCAAGAAGGTAAGTTTTGATGAGGCGGCATTCCTTGAGCCTCTTTCATGCGTTCTTCATGGAATGAGAGGGCTTGACATAAAAAAAGGAGACAGGATTCTCATTATCGGTGTGGGCACTATCGGCTTGATTCATCTACTACTTCTGAAACAAAAAAGAGCGATTGTAGCAATTACGGATATAAATAAAAAACGGCTTAAGATGGCTGAATCTTTAGGTGCTGATTTCGCCTTTATGCCACAAATGGCTGATACCAAAACAAAGGCTCTAACAGATGGCATTGGTTTTGACTATATCTTTGAGTGCACAGGCAGACCTGAGGTCTGGGAGTCATCTATAAGCCTTCTTAGATGTGGTGGCACACTCATACTCTTTGGTGGATGCCCAAAAGGCACGAAGGTTTCATATGACACAGAAAGACTTCATTACGATGAGCTTACAATTAAAGGCGTGTTTCACTTTATGCCTGAGGATGTGAAAAAGGCATATGAGCTTATTTGCAAAGGAAAACTCGGATTAAAAAGACTCATATCCGGAAGGTATCCCCTTAAAGACATTAAAAAGGCATTTGATAGATTAAAAATGGGTGAGGGGATAAAGTATGCGATAATACCATGA
- a CDS encoding tetratricopeptide repeat protein has translation MYFLVVLTFRTPFLLLRCRNIGRNNLIALFSALLFVSHPIQTEAVTYIFQRLASLVAFFYLLSIVLYIKWRLQVTPSLTLPHQGGGKWWGASLLYLASILSAILAMKTKENAFTLPIVIALYEFFFFRGTLGKRVLHLIPFLLTMLIIPITLIGIDKPVGEIISGIEPATRGYEGISRADYILTQFRVVVTYIRLLFLPVNQNIDYDYPVYHSFFDIQVFLSFLFLIFVFGSAFYFLIRSKFSPVLRFISFGIFWFFITLSVESSVIPQYILINEYRVYLPSMGVFTAIVNGAFLFIERLKGKKTQTAVLAFLILIPLLLSPATYNRNAVWRSTVSLWTDVVRESPLKERGHNNLGNAYMGKGLTDKAIEHFLIVLKLKPNFLEAHNNLGYAYLSKGLIDNAIEQYQIALRLKPDYAEAHYNLGVVYYKKGLLDNAIEQYQIASRLRPDYAKAHYNLGGAYLKKGFIDKARKEFETTLKINLDFEPARKYLMDINKTNSPYPKKQ, from the coding sequence ATGTATTTTCTTGTTGTGCTTACTTTCAGGACACCTTTTCTGTTATTGCGATGCCGAAACATCGGCAGAAACAATCTCATTGCCCTTTTCTCTGCCCTCCTTTTTGTCTCCCATCCCATTCAGACAGAGGCAGTTACATACATATTTCAGAGACTTGCATCGCTGGTTGCATTTTTTTATCTTCTTTCAATTGTCCTTTATATAAAGTGGAGACTTCAGGTCACCCCCTCCCTCACCCTCCCCCATCAAGGGGGAGGGAAGTGGTGGGGGGCTTCACTACTCTACCTTGCCAGCATCCTTTCAGCCATACTTGCCATGAAGACTAAGGAAAATGCCTTTACCCTTCCTATTGTCATTGCCCTTTATGAATTCTTCTTCTTTAGAGGCACTTTAGGTAAGAGAGTTCTCCATCTCATTCCATTTCTTTTAACCATGCTTATAATCCCTATCACTCTTATAGGCATTGACAAGCCTGTTGGAGAAATAATAAGCGGAATAGAGCCTGCAACAAGAGGCTATGAGGGCATATCGAGGGCAGATTATATTCTTACTCAGTTCAGAGTTGTGGTTACATATATAAGGCTTTTGTTTTTACCTGTAAACCAGAATATAGATTATGATTATCCAGTCTATCACTCGTTTTTTGACATTCAGGTATTTTTGTCTTTTCTTTTTCTAATCTTTGTTTTTGGCTCTGCTTTTTATTTTCTTATAAGGTCTAAGTTCTCTCCAGTATTAAGGTTTATTTCATTTGGAATCTTCTGGTTCTTTATAACTCTTTCAGTGGAATCCAGCGTTATTCCTCAGTATATACTCATAAATGAATACAGGGTTTATCTGCCATCAATGGGAGTGTTTACAGCTATAGTGAATGGAGCATTTTTATTTATAGAAAGGCTTAAGGGCAAGAAGACTCAGACAGCCGTATTAGCATTTTTAATTTTAATACCGCTTTTGCTTTCACCTGCCACATATAATCGGAATGCTGTATGGAGAAGCACGGTGAGTTTATGGACGGATGTAGTAAGAGAATCTCCTTTGAAAGAAAGAGGTCATAATAATCTTGGTAATGCTTATATGGGAAAGGGGTTGACTGACAAGGCAATAGAGCATTTCCTTATTGTCTTAAAGCTAAAGCCGAATTTTTTAGAAGCACATAATAATCTCGGTTATGCTTATTTATCTAAAGGCTTAATTGACAATGCCATAGAACAGTATCAGATTGCGTTAAGACTGAAGCCGGATTATGCAGAGGCACATTATAATCTCGGCGTTGTTTACTATAAGAAAGGCTTGCTTGACAATGCCATAGAACAATATCAGATTGCATCAAGACTAAGGCCGGATTATGCAAAGGCACATTATAATCTCGGTGGTGCTTATCTTAAAAAAGGGTTTATAGATAAGGCAAGGAAAGAATTTGAGACTACTCTAAAAATAAACCTGGACTTTGAGCCAGCCCGAAAATACTTAATGGATATAAATAAAACTAATTCTCCTTATCCTAAAAAGCAGTAG